The Oryzihumus leptocrescens sequence GCCAGTCGGCGTCGGTCAGCCCATCCGCGACGGGATCGGTCCCGAGCTCGGAGCGGATCCACTCCGGGACGGTGGTGGTGACGACGTGTGGCTCGAGGGGCTGGCCGTCCCGTCCCAAGGCGACCGGCCAGCCGTCGAAGGTGGCCGGAAGTGTCGCGGCTACCCGGGTCCTCACCTCGTCGACGTCGACCGCGTCCACGAAGATGACCGCCCGCGGTCCCCAGTCGTGGTCCGTCGACCGCTCGGTGTCGTAGCCCAGGACATCGGACCCGGATCCCAGGAGGCCCGCCGCGTGCGGCCGCCCGATGGCCGGGGCGAGGACCTGCTTGTAGAACTGTGCGCACAGCAGGCGAGCGGGCTGGAACGTCGGCACGCTGGCACCCTCTCACCGGACAGGCCTCCTCACAGCGGAGCGACCCGCGCGGCCCGGCATCGCGGGCTGCCGAAAGTCGCTGGCCCACGGATCCCGGGCATGCCGCTGGCCCGGCCCTCAGGGGCCGGGTGCGGGGCGGGGGCCTCAGGTGTGCCAGGTGACCCCGGTCGCGGCCACGGTCGCGGTCCAGCCGCGCTGGTGGACGATCGTGTGGTGCCGCCCGCACAACAGCGCCGCGTTGCCGACATCGGTGGCCCCGCCGTTGGCCCAGTGGATGACGTGGTGACCGTCGCACCACCACGGCGGCGCGTTGCAGCCCGGGATGGTGCAGCCGCCGTCGCGGAGCCAGAGGTGCTTCAGCTGCGCCGGGGAGAACAACCGCCTCGTCCGGCCCAGGTCGAGGACCTCGCCCTGGGTGCCGAGGACGACCGGGATCACTCCGGCGTCGCAGGCGATCCGGCGCACCGTCTCCGGACCCAGCAACGTGCCATTGCCCAGCACGCTGCCGTTGCCCAGCACCGTCCCGGACCCACACGCGTCCTTGAGGTCCTGGAAGTCCATGGTCACGAAGACCTGCGCCTTGGTCTGCACCGGCGCCTCACCCCCGGCGGCGGTCGAGCGGCGGCAGGCCTCGACCAGGGCGTCCCCCCGGCGCTGGTCGCTGCTCCTGAGGTCGCTGACCCCGTCGACGGGGTTCGGCGCGGACAGCGGCCCGATCGCCGCCTCCAACACGCTCGCCCCCTCGGGGTCCAGGCGCAGCTGGTACTCCACCATCCCGTCATCGGCCCGCCCCGCCGACAGGCTCACCCCGTGCCTGAGCCGGTCCTGGCGCACCTGGAACTCCTGGTCCCGCCCGTAGGTGGCGATGATCCGCTCCCGCAAACCCCGCACCTCCCGCGGCCCGGCCTCCTCCGCCACGGCCAGGAACCCCTCCCACACCGTCGGCAACGCCGCCGGCGTCAGCCGCGGGCCGAGCTTGGCCATCTCCGCCAGCGCCACCGCCGCGCAGCGCACCCCCACCCGCCCGGCCAGCACGCACCCACGCAGCCGCCGCACCGACCGGTGGTCCAGCACGTGCGCCGCCCCCGCCCCCAGCGGCTTCCCGATGCACGCCTGCGCGACCTTGACCAGGTCACCCGCCCCACCGGCCCGGTAGGACGGCGCCCACTCCAGCACCCACCCCGCCGCCGACGCACACGACGAGGCCACCTCACCGCGCTCCAGCGCCTCCGCCAGCACCGCCACCTTGGCCGCCTCGACCCGGCAGGCCAGCGCGTCCAACACGCCCATCGCCCGACCGAGATCGACGCCCTGGCACTGGTGCAGCACCTCCTCGATCCCCGCCAGGGACTCCCGCGCCGCGTCCACCACCACCAACCGGTCCGCGAACGACACCGTCGCCGCCCCACCCGACGCAGCAGCTGCCGACCCCGCCGCGGGCACGCCACCGGACCCGCTGGCCGCGGCCCCCTGGTGACGATCCCCCTGATTCATGGTTCGAACATACATTCGACCACTGACAGGTCCGCCGGTCATCGCGACCGCTGCATCTCGCCCGAGCCAGCCCGCGTGACGTCGCGCCGCCCGTCCCGCGGAGGCCCAGCCGGCGGGGCGGCGAGTGTGACCACGCGGGTCAGCCCTGGTGCCCTCCGGACAGTGGGCCGTGGGCCAGATCTGACGAGATGGCCTGCACCAGCCACGTCGGCACTCCCCCGGGGTGGGGAGCCGTCGGGTGGGGTTGCGGCGGTCCGAACCCGGGCTTCTTCGCCTGACCGGGAGGCTTCCACGCTTGGGGCCCGTGGAACGACGGCTGGGGCGGCCACGGTGGGTGGGGCGTGTGTTGCCCGGGCGCCACCAGGCCGGGCGGCCAGTGGGTCACGAGCCCGGGCGACCAGTGGCTCACCAGGCCGGGCGGCGCAGCGCAGGCCGGCCCAACGCCCCGGCACTTCGTCGGCTTTCGGACCGGCGGCGGGTTGACCGCGACCGGCTGGCCCGAGACCTGGTGGCTGCGTCGGGCGACGCCGGCCGCAGGGGTGCTCCTCACAGGTGCAGCGGGACGGGAGGCGGTCGACGCGCGCGGCGCCGCGGCGACCACTGCCGGGGCGTCCGGGTGCACCAACGCCTGCACCGGTGACCTCGGAGGCGTGGTCACGACGGGCACCGACGGCGTCACGAGCGGCTGGCTCCACGGGTCGAACCGGTCCGGGCCTGCCGTCGGGCTACCCGACGGCGGGGACAGGGACGAGAGAGTCGGCGTGGGTGTGAGGGCTCCCAGCAGGCCACCGTCAGTCGGCGCGTCGCTCTGGTGAGCCGCCACCGCGAACGCGCCTGCGACGACAGCGCAGGCAGCCCCCAGCACCCCCACCTTGGCGGCGAGGGCGAGCCGGAGGACCAGCGGCTGGTGGCCTCGGCCGGCCGTGGCACCACCCGCCCCGGCCTCACCCGCCCCGGCGTGCCCCAGCCCAGCCTCCGGCTCGGTGTGCGCGGGGATCCACCAGTCACCCTGCTCTGGCGGACCGGGGGCTGATGCGTCCGGGCTGTCAGGTGTCATGCTGCGTTCCGATCTGAGCCGCTGGTGAGCGCTTCCCCCCACCCCACGGGACGTGACGACGCCGTCCCCGACCGTAGTGAGCACGC is a genomic window containing:
- a CDS encoding HNH endonuclease signature motif containing protein — translated: MNQGDRHQGAAASGSGGVPAAGSAAAASGGAATVSFADRLVVVDAARESLAGIEEVLHQCQGVDLGRAMGVLDALACRVEAAKVAVLAEALERGEVASSCASAAGWVLEWAPSYRAGGAGDLVKVAQACIGKPLGAGAAHVLDHRSVRRLRGCVLAGRVGVRCAAVALAEMAKLGPRLTPAALPTVWEGFLAVAEEAGPREVRGLRERIIATYGRDQEFQVRQDRLRHGVSLSAGRADDGMVEYQLRLDPEGASVLEAAIGPLSAPNPVDGVSDLRSSDQRRGDALVEACRRSTAAGGEAPVQTKAQVFVTMDFQDLKDACGSGTVLGNGSVLGNGTLLGPETVRRIACDAGVIPVVLGTQGEVLDLGRTRRLFSPAQLKHLWLRDGGCTIPGCNAPPWWCDGHHVIHWANGGATDVGNAALLCGRHHTIVHQRGWTATVAATGVTWHT